In a genomic window of Scyliorhinus torazame isolate Kashiwa2021f chromosome 5, sScyTor2.1, whole genome shotgun sequence:
- the LOC140420668 gene encoding uncharacterized protein: protein MEKPWKCEDCGKGFKGPYGLERHQRSHTGERLFTCSVCGMGFTAPSKLARHQSSHTGERPFTCSQCEKGFTDIGNLRRHERVHTGERPFTCSDCGKGFTQLCNLQSHQRIHTGERPFTCSQCEKGFTDIGSLRKHERVHTGERPFTCSQCEKGFINISSLRKHERVHTGERPFTCSQCEKGFINISSLRKHERVHTGERPFTCSHCEKGFIDIGILRRHERVHTGERPFNCSQCEKGFTDIGNLLRHQRVHTGEKPFICSVCDKGFAHLSNLLKHNVTHTKSRPFKCSDCRRGFKSSQLLMSHQRVHSEERTFSCSRCTKRFRSSSNLMKHERGHTGESPFTSPTGKSVTRSSLAEPQCHSQQ from the coding sequence atggagaaaccatggaaatgtgaggattgtgggaagggattcaaaggcccttacgggctggaaaggcatcaacgcagtcacactggagagaggctgttcacctgttctgtgtgtgggatgggattcacagccccgtccaagctggcaaggcatcaaagcagtcacactggagagaggccgttcacctgctctcagtgtgaaaagggattcactgacattggcaacctgcggagacacgaacgagttcacactggggagaggcctttcacctgctctgactgtgggaagggattcactcagttatgcaacctgcagagccaccagagaattcacactggagagaggcctttcacctgctctcagtgtgaaaagggtttCACTGACATTGgaagcctgcggaaacacgaacgagttcacactggggagaggccattcacctgctctcagtgtgaaaagggattcattaaCATTagtagcctgcggaaacacgaacgagttcacactggggagaggcctttcacctgctctcagtgtgaaaagggattcattaaCATTagtagcctgcggaaacacgaacgagttcacactggggagaggcctttcacctgctctcactgtgaaaagggattcattgacattggcatcctgcggagacacgaacgagttcatactggggagaggcctttcaactgctctcagtgtgaaaagggattcactgacattggcaacctgctgagacaccagcgagttcacaccggggagaagccgttcatctgctctgtgtgtgataagggatttgctcatttatccaacctgctgaaacacaatgtcactcacaccaagagcaggcccttcaaatgctctgactgcaggaggggtttcaaaagctcacagctactgatgtcccaccagcgcgttcactctgaggagagaacgTTCAGCTGCTCTCgttgcacaaagaggtttagatcctcatccaacctgatgaaacacgagcgaggtcacaccggggagagcccgttcacctctccgactgggaaaagcgtcactcggtcatcacttgctgagccacagtgtcactcacagcaatga